The genomic segment TTCCGTTTTCCAGGATGCGGCCCTTACCGACAGCGATGATTTCGCCACGCGTTGATTTGGCTGCCGCAGAACCGGTCAGAACGATGCCGCCAGCAGACTTGGTTTCAACTTCTTTACGTTTGACGATCACACGATCATGTAACGGACGAATACTCATTGATAGCTCTCCTTTGAGAAAGTCATTATCAGTTATGGATAATGCCGGTCCGTATATGGTTTTCCGGCTAGTGCCCTGAGAGATGGGGTTAGCTTTTTCCCCCTTCAAGGGGTAGCCAAAAAAAAATTTTTGAAAATGTTACCATCGCCCTCTCTTTTGATAGTGACAGGACGAAGTAAATGAGTGGACTCAGGCAGGAGCTGGGGCTGGCGCAGGGCGTTGGTCTGCTCTCAACCTCGTTGTTAGGTACGGGCGTCTTCGCCGTCCCCGCGCTGGCAGCGTTGGTCGCGGGGAACAACAGTTTGTGGGCGTGGCCGGTTTTGATTGTGCTGGTCTTTCCCGTCGCAATTGTATTTGCCGTACTCGGGCGTCACTTCCCCAGCGCGGGCGGGGTCGCATATTTTGTCGGCATGGCGTTTGGCCCGCGACTGGAACGCGTGACCGGCTGGCTTTTTCTCTCGGTGATCCCGGTGGGCTTGCCCGCAGCCTTACATATCGCGACCGGCTTCGGGCAGGCGCTGTTTGGCTGGCATAACGAGCAACTGCTGCGGGCCGAGCTGGGTACGCTGGCGATAATCTGGTGGGTCGGCTCGCGTGGAACTCGCTCAAGCGCCAACCTGCAAACGCTCGTCGCGGTGCTGATCGTCGCCCTTATTGCCGCCGTCTGGTGGGCGGGAGATATTACCGTGGCGGAAATCCCGTTTCCGACGGTGAAGGATATCGATCATGCGCAGCTTTTCGCCGCGCTCTCGGTGATGTTCTGGTGCTTTGTGGGGCTGGAAGCCTTCGCTCATCTGGCCTCCGAGTTTAAACAACCGGAACGTGACTTCCCGCGCGCCCTGATGATTGGCCTGCTGCTGGCTGGCACGGTTTACTGGGCCTGCACCGTGCTGGTATTGCATTTCAACGCGTACGGTGCAGACAAGGCCGCTGCCGCATCGCTACCGGGGATCGTGGTGCAGTTGTTTGGCGTGAAGGCGCTGTGGGTCGCCTGCGTCATCGGCTATCTGGCCTGTTTTGCCAGCCTTAACATCTATATTCAGAGCTTTGCACGCATGGTCTGGTCGCAGGCGCTGCATCAGCCCGATAGCCGCCTCGCGCGCCTGTCAACGCGCCAGCTCCCGTTAAATGCCCTAAACGTCGTGCTGGGCTGTTGCGTGCTGAGCACGCTGTGTATTTACGGGCTTAAAATCAATCTTGACGCATTGATCGTCTACGCTAACGGCATTTTCATCATCATCTATCTGCTGTGCATGCTGGCGGGCTGTCGGCTGCTGAAAGGTCGTTTTAAGGCGCTAGCGGCGGTCGGGGGCGTGCTTTGCCTGCTGCTACTGGCAATGGTGGGCTGGAAGAGTTTGTACGCCATTATTATGCTGGCGGGGCTATGGATGTTCTTACCGAAGCGCGGCGCCTTAAAATAAAGCGCCCCCTTCAGCAAAGGATTAACGATCGTCTTTGTGGTCCAGACGGTCGTGCTGTTCGTCTTTACGCTGGTATTCACCATCAAACGTCTCGCCCGGCCCGGTACTGAAACCACCGCCCGGCATACGACTGAATCGCAGATGCGGCAGAAGCTTCAGGGTCAGGTGCTTTTGTACCGGTGGCAACAACAGCAGCAGGCCGATGAAATCAGTGAAGAACCCCGGCAGGATAAGCAACAGACCGGCAATAATCAGCGATACGCTTTTGATCATTTCGGCTGCCGGGCTTTCGCCAGCGGCCATTTTTTGCTGCATTAAGAGGAAATTTTTGAAACCCTGATTACGCACCAGCGACATGCCTATGACGGAAGTGAAGATCACCAGAATCAGCGTCAACAGGACGCCCAGGACATGGGCAACCTGAATAAAAATCGAAATCTCGATGTAAACATAGAGAAAGAGAGCAATAAACGGTATCCAGCGCACTGGCATCTCCTGTATGGCAGGTGCCGTCAGGCCCCTGTCTGATATGTTCGCGAAACGCGTCTATTAGAGATGGAGATGGTTAACGAAAATTCAATCGGTTTGCACGGATATTTTTTTTGAGAATATTAAAGCGGTGATTCATTTCACAGATTAATAATTATCATGAAATCGAGGCGATAATAAGTGATCCAGCTTACGGCAATTCGCTATCATCAGCATATGATCTCGAACATCTGGCTAATTGAGGGAATAATCGTCGGTCAGAAAACATCCAAAAACACATATATACTGTGTGTTTAGTATAATCCATCGGCAGCTTGAAAAGAAGGTTCACATGTTAAACAACATTCGTATCGAAGAAGATTTGTTGGGTACCAGGGAAGTTCCAGCGGATGCCTACTATGGTATTCACACTCTGAGAGCGATTGAAAACTTCTACATCAGCAACAGCAAGATCAGCGATATCCCTGAATTTGTGCGCGGAATGGTGATGGTGAAGAAAGCCGCAGCCCTGGCAAATAAAGAGCTGCAAACCATCCCGAAGAGCGCGGCAAATGCCATCATCGCCGCCTGCGATGAAGTGTTGAACAATGGCAAATGCATGGATCAGTTCCCGGTTGATGTCTACCAGGGCGGCGCGGGAACCTCGGTCAACATGAATACCAACGAAGTCCTGGCGAACATCGGCCTGGAGCTAATGGGTCACCAGAAGGGTGAATACCAGTATCTCAACCCGAACGATCACGTGAATAAATGCCAGTCTACCAACGACGCCTACCCAACCGGATTTCGCATCGCGGTATATGCCTCGGTGGTGAAACTGGTCGATGCCATCAACCAGTTGGGAGATGGCTTCGAGCGCAAAGCAGTTGAGTTCCAGGACATTCTGAAAATGGGCCGCACCCAACTGCAGGACGCGGTACCCATGACCCTCGGTCAGGAATTCCATGCGTTTAACGTGCTGCTAAATGAAGAAACGAAAAATATGCTCCGCACGTCCGAACTGCTGCTGGAAGTGAACCTGGGCGCAACCGCTATCGGTACACGTCTGAATACGCCAGATGGCTATCAGCAGTTGGCGGTACAGAAGCTGGCCGACGTGTCTAACCTGCCGGTGGTACCTGCAGAAGACCTGATTGAAGCCACTTCCGACTGCGGCGCCTATGTGATGGTGCACAGCGCCCTTAAACGTCTGGCGGTGAAACTCTCTAAAATCTGTAACGACCTGCGCCTGCTCTCTTCCGGCCCGCGCGCTGGCCTGAATGAAATCAACCTGCCCGAGCTGCAGGCCGGTTCGTCTATTATGCCCGCCAAAGTGAACCCGGTCGTGCCGGAAGTGGTCAATCAGGTTTGCTTTAAAGTCATCGGTAATGATACAACCGTGACCATGGCCTCTGAAGCGGGTCAACTGCAGTTGAACGTCATGGAGCCGGTGATTGGTCAGGCGATGTTTGAATCCATCCATATCCTGACTAACGCATGCTACAACCTGCTGGAAAAATGCATTAACGGTATCACCGCGAATAAAGCAGTTTGCGAAAGCTACGTCTACAATTCCATCGGGATTGTTACCTACCTTAACCCGTTCATCGGCCACCATAACGGTGATATCGTCGGTAAGATTTGTGCTGAAACGGGTAAGAGCGTACGTGAGGTGGTACTGGAGCGCGGGCTGTTGACCGAAGCCGAATTAGACGATATTTTCTCGGCACAGAACCTGATGCATCCGGCCTATAAAGCGAAACGTTATACCGATGAAAGCGAACAGTAACCGTTCAGACTAAGCTTGCGAAAGGCACGTCACTTGTGACGTGCCTTTTTTCTTTTTAAGCGCAATCAATTACACAACAATTTAATATCAACTTGTTAATAAACAAGGAAGGCACTTATGTTTGGAGCAGAACTCGTCATCGTCTTGCTGGCGATTTATTTGGGCGCAAGACTCGGGGGGATCGGCATCGGTTTCGCTGGCGGCCTTGGGGTGCTCGTTCTTACCCTTATCTTTCAGATCAAACCCGGCGCAATCCCTTTTGACGTCATCGAGATCATTATGGCGGTTATCGCTGCTATTGCAGCCATGCAGGTCGCGGGCGGTATGGACTACCTGGTAAGCCTGGCGGAACGTATGCTGCGCCGCCATCCGAAATATATCACCTTTCTTGCCCCCCTGGTGACCTGGTTTATGACCATTCTGGCCGGAACCGGACACACCGCCTTTTCCACGCTGCCGGTAATTACCGAAGTGGCGAAAGAACAAGGTATCCGACCGTCACGTCCGCTCTCTATCGCCGTTGTTGCTTCCCAGATTGCGATTACCGCATCGCCAATTTCCGCCGCCGTAGTCTTCTTCGCTGGCATTCTGGAGCCGATGGGTGTGAGTTACCTCACCCTGTTGGCGATCTGTATCCCGGTGACGCTGATCGCCGTGATGATCACCGCCGTACTGTGTAACTTCCTCGGCGCT from the unidentified bacterial endosymbiont genome contains:
- a CDS encoding FxsA family protein, encoding MRWIPFIALFLYVYIEISIFIQVAHVLGVLLTLILVIFTSVIGMSLVRNQGFKNFLLMQQKMAAGESPAAEMIKSVSLIIAGLLLILPGFFTDFIGLLLLLPPVQKHLTLKLLPHLRFSRMPGGGFSTGPGETFDGEYQRKDEQHDRLDHKDDR
- a CDS encoding co-chaperone GroES — protein: MSIRPLHDRVIVKRKEVETKSAGGIVLTGSAAAKSTRGEIIAVGKGRILENGTVQPLDVKVGDIVIFNDGYGVKSEKIDNEEVLIMSESDILAIVEA
- the aspA gene encoding aspartate ammonia-lyase — encoded protein: MLNNIRIEEDLLGTREVPADAYYGIHTLRAIENFYISNSKISDIPEFVRGMVMVKKAAALANKELQTIPKSAANAIIAACDEVLNNGKCMDQFPVDVYQGGAGTSVNMNTNEVLANIGLELMGHQKGEYQYLNPNDHVNKCQSTNDAYPTGFRIAVYASVVKLVDAINQLGDGFERKAVEFQDILKMGRTQLQDAVPMTLGQEFHAFNVLLNEETKNMLRTSELLLEVNLGATAIGTRLNTPDGYQQLAVQKLADVSNLPVVPAEDLIEATSDCGAYVMVHSALKRLAVKLSKICNDLRLLSSGPRAGLNEINLPELQAGSSIMPAKVNPVVPEVVNQVCFKVIGNDTTVTMASEAGQLQLNVMEPVIGQAMFESIHILTNACYNLLEKCINGITANKAVCESYVYNSIGIVTYLNPFIGHHNGDIVGKICAETGKSVREVVLERGLLTEAELDDIFSAQNLMHPAYKAKRYTDESEQ
- the yjeH gene encoding L-methionine/branched-chain amino acid transporter, with product MSGLRQELGLAQGVGLLSTSLLGTGVFAVPALAALVAGNNSLWAWPVLIVLVFPVAIVFAVLGRHFPSAGGVAYFVGMAFGPRLERVTGWLFLSVIPVGLPAALHIATGFGQALFGWHNEQLLRAELGTLAIIWWVGSRGTRSSANLQTLVAVLIVALIAAVWWAGDITVAEIPFPTVKDIDHAQLFAALSVMFWCFVGLEAFAHLASEFKQPERDFPRALMIGLLLAGTVYWACTVLVLHFNAYGADKAAAASLPGIVVQLFGVKALWVACVIGYLACFASLNIYIQSFARMVWSQALHQPDSRLARLSTRQLPLNALNVVLGCCVLSTLCIYGLKINLDALIVYANGIFIIIYLLCMLAGCRLLKGRFKALAAVGGVLCLLLLAMVGWKSLYAIIMLAGLWMFLPKRGALK